The Chitinivibrio alkaliphilus ACht1 DNA segment CCGGAGTTTTTAGTGTTCAAGTTTGTCCCATTGCATAAAAAGAGCTGCCGTAGAGGCAGCTCTTTTTGTTTGGCTTTGAAACGCCCTTGCTACTAACGCAGCATATAGCGAGCTGTGGCATCAAGCCCTTCACCGGTAATCCGTACAACCACAACATTGGATGAGAGTCTCTGGTCAAAAGAGATCTCAGAAACACCAGCAGAGAGCTGTTGTTGCGTGGTGGAAATCCGTCTACCATCAGCGGTATAAATACCGATGGTATAGGAGCCGCTTCGTGGAGTAGAGAGGCTCAGACCGTGGCGATGCACATTACCTATGGCAAGTGATGCGGGTTGCGTGGCACGCTCTTCAATAAGAGATGTTTCGGAATATCCAAAGAGTTTTACCGAATACAACTGTATTTCAACACTGCCTTCTTCAGCTGTTCCAAAGGATACTCCGGAAAAATCAGCAAGATCGAAATCTTCTGGCCCCCACACGTGAGAGAATTCATCCTCTGTTGCTGCAACCCGAAGAGTTTTTTCTTCTCCAGCCTCCAGGGATACATTGTAGCCATAGGTACCTGTTCCAAGGCCGAGGGTGATGTTCTTTGTGGCACTGTATACCACTTCAATATGGGTAATGCCTTCAAGATCTCCATCAATATACCCAGCGCCAGAGGCCCAGGCCCATTCATTCTCATCGCCATCGCTTTCACCTTGCGTCAGAATCATGGATACAATACCGTCTTCTTCTTCTACCACGGCATCAGAACCTGTATCATAGCCATCGAAATCACCTTCCCATGAAGCCATACCAATCAATTCTGTATATTCTGCTGGCTCTACTACTTCAATGGTAAATTCCTTTTCTAAGGAAAGACCACCTTGGTCTGTCGCTTTGAGAATAAGAGTATAGGTTCCTACGGCTAGATCTTCCTCTGCGTAGAGAGAACGATTATCAATAGAAAAGGGGCCGGAAACAACTTCTATGGTATGTACATCACCGGGTTGATCAATAACGGTGACTGTTCCAACACTCTTTTGTCCTTCCTCTATGACGGTATTGCTCAGTCTGATATCTGTGGGAGCTTCATTGTCTTCTTCCTCAATAGACCAGGCGTAATCGTCAGGGTTGAACTCATCAGCAGAAACGGGGTCATTCATGTAGGCAAAAACCTGCGCACCATTTACAAACCAGACATTTTCCTTTGTGAGGGCGTAGTCGATAAATGCTTCAATAATAGCGCGTCTATCTTCACTGTCCTGAACATTGGGAAATCCTTCTGCATCATAATCATCCACGTAGTATTGTGAGTGCATACCGAACGCCATGGGAGCTCGGGTACCGTTCAGCTTTTCATCGAGGGTATGTTTTAAGGCGTTTATTGATTGTTCTTTATTAAACAACACACCGCCTTCTGGTTCTGCCCACATATTCCAGTCAAGCCCAGTTACTTGTCCAGTGGTGTTCCACCCGGCAAGCTCTTCCAGGTACTCCCAGTCATCAGGGTGTGCTTCAAGGGAGTAGGCCGGTAGTTGCCACAGTCCGGGGTGGCTGCGTACGGGGGTATCGTGTTCCGTGATCCACCAAGAGTTTTCAGATCCCTCAATAATTCCGTCGGCCATATCATATGGCCAAACATGCTTTGCAGGACCTCCCTGCGATTCTGTCACTGAACAGTCATACTCAAACCCCAATTCACGAACCACTGAAAAAACGGAATCGGAAAACGCGAGGTATGGAGTACGGAAACCGCGCATGTGTTCACGAGGAACACCAGCTAATTGTAGTAACTCAAGATTTTTTTCTATATCTTCACGAATCTCTTCTTTTGAAAAACGAATTTGATCTTCATTATCGCCGATGATGTTCCAATCTTCATCGCGTTCCCACGCAGATCCAGATACATAGTGGGGGTGGCCATAGCCGTGACATGATACTTCATGGCCATTTTGGTATGCTCGCGCATGGGCGTCAACAAGCTCTTGATTGTGAATCTCACCGTCTCTGTCTACCCACCCTCCGGCGGTACCGGTGTTTGAATAGAATGACATGCGCAGGGGTGTACCGTCAGCATGTTCCTTTGATGCAAGATATTCTACAATCCAGTCCATTCCTTCTGCGCTGGTATTATCATCTGATCCCAGAATAATAAATTGCGGTGGATTGTCAATGGGAGCACCGGAAGCTGCGACAGTTCCGGCAGATACAAGGGCAAAGAGCAGTATGCCCAGAGAAATACACACTTTCATAAAAACCTCCAACGTTACCTATAAAAGGGTAGCTCTGTGAATATACTCTGATGTTCACAAAAAAGGTTTAGATTATATGCAAAAAAGGTTGATAAATTTCTGCGTGCTCTATAATAGGACATGTTTAAAAAAAAAGCTTCCCTCACAGGGAGGGAAGCTTGATAAAATGTCAAAAGTATGACGTCTTATCGAAGAATATGACGGGACACAGCATTCTTGTTCTGACCGTGTACACGTACCACAAACATTCCTGTGGAAAGTCGATTTGTAAAGTTCATACTATTTACACCGGCAGATAGATTTTGTGATACTTCTTGTATCAGTCGTCCATCAGCAGCATAGAGTGAAACAGTATAGGTTCCGCTTTCAGGAACTGTAAGGTTCAGACCTTGACGAGTTACTTCGTCAATTGACAGACTCTGACGGGTCGAAACATCTTCAGTCACAAGAGGTGTTCCATCATCGGGTGTTCCTGGATCACCTTCGTAGATAAACTGAAGCTGTTCTACCGTAATGGTACCGGTCACTTCTTCTGTATAATCATCGTTGTCAAGGGCAATAGCAGGATATGCTACCGCTGCAGGATCTAGGTCAAAGCGGTCATCAGAGGAGATCCATGAAGGTTGTCGGGAATCAAGAATTCCAACTTCAATGGTTGTTTCCACTTCAGATTTTGGTAGAGAAATTCTGTGAGCTGTACCGGCATCTCCGGTTTCCGGCATGGGGAGCTGTATTTCAAAATCAGCATCTGATGAGTAGGTAACAGAGATACGACGGACATTTTCCAAGGTAAAGTCTTCTGTAACCCACATTCCTGCACTGGCCCATGCTCCTTCACCTTCAGGACGGGTAATGGTTATGATGTTGTCATCTTCAACAATAACCGCATCACTGTCTTTTTCCATATTACTATAGAAAGAAACAACATCGATTGGAGATGTGTCACCGTTGTCATCACCATGGTCGTCGTCACTATCGTCGCCGTCGTCATCACCATGGTCATCGTCGTCGAAATCTACGCCAATGACTTTTACTGAAGTAAGCGTGATTTCAACAGGTCCTTCTTCGACTGTTCCAAAGGTAATCCCGGAAATATCTTCCATTATAAGTTCATCATCACCCCATACATAGTCAAGGTCAGAAATGGCGATCGTCTCAGTTTCATTGGTTCCTGCAGAGACTTCTGTAGAAAAACCTTGGGCATCGGTTCCGACACCAACGGTGAAAGAGGCATCAGCTGTATAAGAGATCTCTATATGAGTAACGCCGTCAAAGGTCTCTGCCACAGAGGCCGTTGCGGACGCACTGGGCCAGTCATCGTCATCTTCTGGTTTTTCTCCTTGAGTAAGTTCCAGGATAACATTCATCTCATCGGCGTCATCCACATTCGCTTCAGATCCTGTGCCAAAATCATCAGCCCATGAACTCCATGATGCACGTCCAAGAAGTTCGGTGTAGACATCAAAATCACCGTCGTCATCACCATGATCACCATCATCGTCACCGTGGTCATCATCATCGTCACCGTGGTCATCATCAACTTCCCACGTATAATTATCTGGGTCAAAAGATGAAGCAGAGACGGGGTTTTCCATGAACTGAATTACTTGAGCACCAGTTACAAACCACACGTTATCTTTCGTGAGAGCGTAATCAATAAATGCTTCAATTACTTCACGGCGATCTTGATAATTTTCCATGTGGGGGAAACCACTCGCATCGTAGTCATCAACATAGTATTGCGAGTGCATCCCAATTGTCATTGGTGCTCTCGTTCCCTCCAGGGATTGATCGAGGGTATATTTTAATGCATTGATAGATTGGGTCTTGTTCAGTTTATGACCGCCTTCTGGATTTGCCCACATATTGTAGTCAAGACCAGTGATTTCTCCCTCAGTGTTCCAGCTGGCTTGCTCTTGCAGGTACCCCCAGTCATCGGGATGCGCTTGAAAGGAATACACAGGTAGCTGCCACAGGCCGCGATGACTTCCCACGTGCACATCGTAATTTTGCATATACCAGGGCTCATTCCGTACCCCGTTTTCCATGGTATACGGCCAGTTGTTTCCAGCAGGACCGCCTTGGCTTTCTGTTACTGAGTGATCGTAAACAAAGCCCGCATTATTAATCTCAGTAAAGGCAGGGTCAGTGAATGCGAGATAAGGAACGCGAAATCCCTGCATATGCTCACGGGGAACACCTGCCATCTTTAGTTTCTCGATGTTTTTTTCAATCATTGCTTGGATAGAGTCCCGTGATGCTCTATAGCGATAATCGGGGTTCTCAATCATGCCTTGTTCTTCACTTGACCACACCTCTGGTGCTGTGTTTAAAAAGTACATGTGGTCATGCGTGTGAGAAGAAACCTCATGTCCATCTTGGTAGGCACGAGCATGAATTTGAACAAGGTCACTTTGAGCATCGTCCCACCCTCTCAAGGTATTTGAGTAAAAGGACATGCGCAGGGGGGTGCCGTCGGCATGTGTTTTTGATGCGAGATACTCTACAATCCACTCCATCCCTTCAGTGCTGGTATTATCATCCGACCCTAACACAATAAGTTGTGGTGGATTGTTGACCGGCGCCGATAGGGAATGAGCGCGTCCAAAGGATAGCGATACTGCACAAAGAAGCATCGCGGTGAGTACAGATAGGTATTTCATAAAACCTCCGAAAAAAAACTGTATGTCCCTAATATACGCATTACCCATTCGTTTTGATTTAGATAATACCGAAAAAAGATTGTTGAAACGAACAGAGGAGGGAAATGCGTGGTTTTTGCTCATTATATCAAAGAATAGAGAGGTAATACGAAGGGGTTGTGAAAAAAGAGTAAAACCTAAACACGGTGACTCTATCAAGAGAAAGAAACAAAAAGAAGAGGTGGGAAAATGGTGAGTAATGGTGGAGCTGAGGGGGTTCGAACCCCTGACCTCAACGCTGCCAGCGTCGCGCTCTCCCAACTGAGCTACAGCCCCAAACGTGACACAATATATATGCTCTATTGATAAAATGCAAGATATTGTGGAAATTTTTCTGCCATGGCACGTAAGGCACTACTTCTATGGCTGATCTTTTCTTTGATTTTGTCTCCTAATTCAGCAAAACTCCGTGTGTATCCTGTGGGAATAAAGAGTGGATCATATCCAAATCCTTCCGTGCCGGAGGGGGTTTCTGCGATGGTGCCTTCACAGGAGCCGGAAAAGGTATGAGCCTTATTCTCAGGAGAAAGAAGGGTTATTACCGCACGGTAGCGGGCTGTTCGTTTTTCCGGGGCAACACCACTGAGCTCTGACAATAACTTTGCATTATTTGCCGAATCATTGCATGGCTCGCCTGCGTAGCGCGCAGAGTAAACTCCCGGGGCTCCCTGCAGAGCATTGACTTCCAAACCTGAATCATCAGCTATGATCCACCCCGAATGTTTTGCATACAGCCAGCGTGCTTTTTGCAAACTGTTTTCTTCAAAGGTTGTTCCTGTTTCGGGGATATCTGGGACTGAAGAGTAGAGGTCCCTAAGAGATGAGATCTGCAGTGCAGGGATTCGCGGGGAAAGATAGTCCCGAATTTCTCGCACTTTGTGCTGGTTACCGCTGGCAATAATAAGATTCATTTCAATCCTCGTTTATGGTTAAAAAGGTCACCCTCTAGTTTCAATGATCGTTGAACAGCCGTGACAGTTCTATCAACCATTTTTTTATCGGGGGGATAAAAACTGAGGTCAATAAGAAATTGGGATATACCGCACTCGGTTAATTTTTTAATACGATGGGTGAGAGCTAGGGGCGTCTGGCTGACCAACTGAGTCAAGCCATCATTTTGATGGAGTCCATAGGGCGTCCCGTCGCTGTCTTCTACAACGCTCTGCACAGAAACGGTGGGGCGTACGCGTGAAACAAAAACGGGTATTCGCATAAATACGGGCATAATACCCCGGGATGAACCGGTGCGTTTTAGGTTTAAAATATCATCTTCTGGGGAATACATAAATGCAGAAAAGCCCATGTCATGCAATACTTTTTGGGTGTATCTATTTACGGTCCAGATAGAATAGTCTGCATAGAGCGTATCCTGAGAAAGATCAAAGAAGGATATAAAACCAATATTACCAAGCATCCAGCGAGAAAATCCTGCTTTTTTCAATGAATCAATTCTTTTTTTCCATGCTCCTGTTTCACTTTCAGCAATATACGGAGGAAGAGACAGTATCATCTTTTTCCGTATTCCCGCAGGAATTTTCTCCGGATGTAATTGCTTTGAGCCCTGAATATGGAGAGAACAGATAAGGGTACCCATGGAGGGCGTGAGGTGTTGTATCCAGTTCGGATCATCAAAGCGTAGATAGAGCTTTTTCTTTTCTGCTTTCGGAGTTGGGTGGTCAAGGGGCTTCATTACCATTTTGGCGCTTACTCGTGGATGGGGGGAAAGAGTTCGTGGCGTACAGCTTACCTGTGTTGTGCGCCATTTCTTTTCCCGTTTGTCCTTGCGGGAAATAATAAAAAGCTCCCCCTCTTTTTCACCCTGTATTCCTTGCAAGGTGATGGTGGAAAAACCGGAACTATTTTCTTTCAAGGAGAGCAGTTTACAGGAGATTCCTTCTTGGCCGTTCTGAGGTTGAAAGCGAAGGCTGTCCCCTTCCACCAAGGGGTGCTCTCCCTGTTCAAATATATAGGATGAGCCCATGCTTCCAATAATTTTTCCTGCGGAAAGCCCCGTGCCGAGGGGAGCACCGGCAGAGACAATACCTGTTGCCTGTGGACCGGAGAGGAGGAAGTCGGTTTTGGGACGACCAAAATCACCTTTCAAGGCTGCCTCGGTTTCAGCACGATCCTTTTCTCCATCAAGATATGCCCGATAGGCAGAGGTAACAGCATATACATAGGAGCTGTTTTTCATTCGCCCTTCAATTTTCAAACTATCGATGCCGATGGTGCGAAATTCATCAATGTAGTCAAGGGCTTGGAAATCCTTCGGTGAAAAGTAAAACCCCTTTCTTCGCCCTGCCGTAAAGGGGCGTCGACACACCATTCTGCAACGCCCGCGGTTTCCGGAATGACCTCCAATAAAACTTGAGGCCAAACAGTTTCCCGAGAGGGAGTAACAGAGAGCACCGTGGATAAAGAGCTCTATCTCAAGATCTGTTTTGTTGCGAATCTTATAAATATCACGCAAAGAGAGTTCTCTGGCCGGCACCACGCGGCGAATACCCAGGCGTTTTGCCGCTTCAAACCCACCCAGAGTATGCAGGGTCATCTGCGTACTTCCGTGGAGTTCGAGGTGGGGAAAGTGGCGCTGCATCATGGCAGCCATGCCGAGATCTTGTACGATAACCGCATCGGGCTGTAAATCGTGGAGGGTGTTACATTGTTGTATAAAGGCGGGTATTTCCCCATCTTTTACAAGAGTATTGAGGGTGATGTAAACCCGTACTCCCTGTTTCTGAGCTGCCGGTATAAGGTAGCTGAGGGTTTTGGGGGTTAAGAGGGTGCTTCTCTGGCGGGCGTTAAAGTCTCCCATGCCAAGATAGACCGCATCGGCACCCGCATCAAGGGCCGCATGGAATGATTCAATAGATCCTGCGGGGGCAAGAAGCTCCGGTTTTTTTTCTGGCATGGTTGCACTATCCTTTTGGTTGGGGTATGAATACGGACTGGGTATTCTACCGTTTCTTCGTTTTTCTCTTCTGCCGTGAACAGTCTTCATGCATGAAGTACCCACGCCACACAGTAAAATATTATATTCTACGCAGTAAGTAAATGACACAAACTGTAAAGAGGTACGTGATGGATGTAGCAGCCCTGGAAAAGCTCTTAAAAAAACAATGTCCCGCTTAGATGAATTAATCGCTCAGAAGATCTTTCTCGTTGACTCCTTGGAGACAGGAACCCTTCTTTCCCGGAGTTCACGGGCCGATCTTTTTCCCGACGGTTCAGAGTCGGCTTTGGAAGAGTTACTCTTGTCTGATTTTTTTGAAAAATACGGAACGCCTGTCTTAATTGATATGCAAAAGGCCGTATCGCTCTATCTTTCTTCTACGGAGCCTGATACGGGGGAGCGTCAAAAAACAGCTCTCATGATGGGGCGGGTGAATTTTATGGGTACCGATGGTATTCGTGGAAAAGTAGTGTTAAACCCCCATAAAGATTTTATTGCGGCGCTTTTATCTGATAATGCCTTTACGCCCGATTTAGTTCGAATTACCTCCTTCGCCTTTGCAGAAATTTTAAAACGAAATGAAATCGCACGGCCCGGCGATACCTTTGTGGTTGGAAACGACGGTCGTGATAAGGCCTATGAGTGGAAACTCATTACTGCCGTACGTGATGGGTTTCTTCGTGCGGGAATCAATGTGCTGGATATTGGGGTGGTTCCTACCGCTATTATACCCTTGAAAATGCTGCAAAATAGTTTTCGGGGCGGGGCGTGTCTCACTGCTTCTCACAACCCGTCTAATCAGAATGGAATTAAGTTTTTTATTGATGGTGCAAAGCTTCTGCCCGAGGGAGACCTGGGAGATTACACCTTATCTGCCTATATGTTCAACTACTGCCGTTTGGAAGAGCTGCCCGATCCCTGCGCCTCCGTTGAAGAGCAGAATGTTGAAGATGAGGCTCGGAACTTCATGAAGCAGGTGCTTCCTGATTCGATGGAATCCATCTTGCAGGAGTGTACCTT contains these protein-coding regions:
- a CDS encoding polysaccharide deacetylase family protein, coding for MKVCISLGILLFALVSAGTVAASGAPIDNPPQFIILGSDDNTSAEGMDWIVEYLASKEHADGTPLRMSFYSNTGTAGGWVDRDGEIHNQELVDAHARAYQNGHEVSCHGYGHPHYVSGSAWERDEDWNIIGDNEDQIRFSKEEIREDIEKNLELLQLAGVPREHMRGFRTPYLAFSDSVFSVVRELGFEYDCSVTESQGGPAKHVWPYDMADGIIEGSENSWWITEHDTPVRSHPGLWQLPAYSLEAHPDDWEYLEELAGWNTTGQVTGLDWNMWAEPEGGVLFNKEQSINALKHTLDEKLNGTRAPMAFGMHSQYYVDDYDAEGFPNVQDSEDRRAIIEAFIDYALTKENVWFVNGAQVFAYMNDPVSADEFNPDDYAWSIEEEDNEAPTDIRLSNTVIEEGQKSVGTVTVIDQPGDVHTIEVVSGPFSIDNRSLYAEEDLAVGTYTLILKATDQGGLSLEKEFTIEVVEPAEYTELIGMASWEGDFDGYDTGSDAVVEEEDGIVSMILTQGESDGDENEWAWASGAGYIDGDLEGITHIEVVYSATKNITLGLGTGTYGYNVSLEAGEEKTLRVAATEDEFSHVWGPEDFDLADFSGVSFGTAEEGSVEIQLYSVKLFGYSETSLIEERATQPASLAIGNVHRHGLSLSTPRSGSYTIGIYTADGRRISTTQQQLSAGVSEISFDQRLSSNVVVVRITGEGLDATARYMLR
- a CDS encoding polysaccharide deacetylase family protein, which gives rise to MKYLSVLTAMLLCAVSLSFGRAHSLSAPVNNPPQLIVLGSDDNTSTEGMEWIVEYLASKTHADGTPLRMSFYSNTLRGWDDAQSDLVQIHARAYQDGHEVSSHTHDHMYFLNTAPEVWSSEEQGMIENPDYRYRASRDSIQAMIEKNIEKLKMAGVPREHMQGFRVPYLAFTDPAFTEINNAGFVYDHSVTESQGGPAGNNWPYTMENGVRNEPWYMQNYDVHVGSHRGLWQLPVYSFQAHPDDWGYLQEQASWNTEGEITGLDYNMWANPEGGHKLNKTQSINALKYTLDQSLEGTRAPMTIGMHSQYYVDDYDASGFPHMENYQDRREVIEAFIDYALTKDNVWFVTGAQVIQFMENPVSASSFDPDNYTWEVDDDHGDDDDDHGDDDGDHGDDDGDFDVYTELLGRASWSSWADDFGTGSEANVDDADEMNVILELTQGEKPEDDDDWPSASATASVAETFDGVTHIEISYTADASFTVGVGTDAQGFSTEVSAGTNETETIAISDLDYVWGDDELIMEDISGITFGTVEEGPVEITLTSVKVIGVDFDDDDHGDDDGDDSDDDHGDDNGDTSPIDVVSFYSNMEKDSDAVIVEDDNIITITRPEGEGAWASAGMWVTEDFTLENVRRISVTYSSDADFEIQLPMPETGDAGTAHRISLPKSEVETTIEVGILDSRQPSWISSDDRFDLDPAAVAYPAIALDNDDYTEEVTGTITVEQLQFIYEGDPGTPDDGTPLVTEDVSTRQSLSIDEVTRQGLNLTVPESGTYTVSLYAADGRLIQEVSQNLSAGVNSMNFTNRLSTGMFVVRVHGQNKNAVSRHILR
- the rdgB gene encoding RdgB/HAM1 family non-canonical purine NTP pyrophosphatase codes for the protein MNLIIASGNQHKVREIRDYLSPRIPALQISSLRDLYSSVPDIPETGTTFEENSLQKARWLYAKHSGWIIADDSGLEVNALQGAPGVYSARYAGEPCNDSANNAKLLSELSGVAPEKRTARYRAVITLLSPENKAHTFSGSCEGTIAETPSGTEGFGYDPLFIPTGYTRSFAELGDKIKEKISHRSSALRAMAEKFPQYLAFYQ
- a CDS encoding peptidase U32 family protein, translated to MPEKKPELLAPAGSIESFHAALDAGADAVYLGMGDFNARQRSTLLTPKTLSYLIPAAQKQGVRVYITLNTLVKDGEIPAFIQQCNTLHDLQPDAVIVQDLGMAAMMQRHFPHLELHGSTQMTLHTLGGFEAAKRLGIRRVVPARELSLRDIYKIRNKTDLEIELFIHGALCYSLSGNCLASSFIGGHSGNRGRCRMVCRRPFTAGRRKGFYFSPKDFQALDYIDEFRTIGIDSLKIEGRMKNSSYVYAVTSAYRAYLDGEKDRAETEAALKGDFGRPKTDFLLSGPQATGIVSAGAPLGTGLSAGKIIGSMGSSYIFEQGEHPLVEGDSLRFQPQNGQEGISCKLLSLKENSSGFSTITLQGIQGEKEGELFIISRKDKREKKWRTTQVSCTPRTLSPHPRVSAKMVMKPLDHPTPKAEKKKLYLRFDDPNWIQHLTPSMGTLICSLHIQGSKQLHPEKIPAGIRKKMILSLPPYIAESETGAWKKRIDSLKKAGFSRWMLGNIGFISFFDLSQDTLYADYSIWTVNRYTQKVLHDMGFSAFMYSPEDDILNLKRTGSSRGIMPVFMRIPVFVSRVRPTVSVQSVVEDSDGTPYGLHQNDGLTQLVSQTPLALTHRIKKLTECGISQFLIDLSFYPPDKKMVDRTVTAVQRSLKLEGDLFNHKRGLK